In Sphaerisporangium krabiense, the DNA window CGTCCACGATCTTCTCCTTCTCATCCGCCGGCGGTGCTCGTCACATCGGCCGGTCGTCGTCCGTCATCGCATTGACGGACGGCACCGGAGGGATGTGACAGATGACCGGGAACGAATTCCTGGCGGAGCGCTTCGAGGAGCGCCGCCCCCAGTTGCGCGCGGTCGCCTACCGCATGCTCGGCTCGCTCAGCGAGGCCGACGACGCCGTCCAGGAGGCGTGGCTGCGGCTCAGCCGGTCCGACTCCGCCGCGATCGAGAACCTCGGCGGCTGGCTGACCACGGTGGTGGGGCGGGTGTGCCTGGACATGCTGCGGTCCAGGACCGCCCGGCGCGAGGAGCCGCTGGAGGAGCCCGGCGGGCAGGTGCGCATCCCCGACCCGATCATCAGCGGGCCCGGCGGCCCCGACCCCGAGCAGCAGGTCCTGCTCGCGGACTCGGTCGGCCTGGCCCTGCTCGTGGTCCTGGAGACCCTGGGACCTGCCGAGCGGCTGGCCTTCGTCCTGCACGACCTGTTCGCGGTGCCCTTCGACGACATCGCCCCCGTCATCGGCCGCACCCCCGCCGCGGCCCGGCAGCTCGCCAGCCGCGCCCGGCGCCGCGTCCAGGCGACGGCCCCCACCCCCGGCGCCGACCCGGCCCGCCACCGTCAGATCGTGGACGCCTTCCTCGCCGCCGCACGCGACGGCGACCTCGACGGGCTGGTGGTCCTGCTGGACCCGGACGTCGTGGTGCGTTCGGACGGCGGCGCCCTGCGCCCGAGCGCCGTCCACCGGGGCGCGACCAAGGTCGCCTCCCAGGCGATCATGTTCACCCGCTTCGCACAGGCGCTGGCGCCCCTCCCCGTTCTCGTCAACGGCGCCCCAGGCGTCATCGCGCTGGCGAACGGCCGGATCGCCGCGATCCTGTCCTTCACGATCGCCCACGACAAGATCACCGCTCTGGACATCCTCACCGACCCCGAGCGGCTCGCCCGCATCGACGCCACCGGCCTGGACGGCTGACGCTCCCGCAGGTCAGGACGGCCGCGGCGTCGGTCGCGGCCCGGCCGCCCTCGTTCCACGCTTCGTTCATCCGGGCCGTTCCCCCGATGCCGGACACCGTCGACGGCTATACATGACATCGAGCGAAGGGCGCGGCAGCGCCGTCCGCTCACGGGCCGCACCGGGAAGCGGGACGGGCCCACGAGCACCACTCGGAGGGCCGGCCCGGTACCGCCCTTCACCTATCTCGCATCTGTTCCATTGCTCTGCGCGACCACGGAAAGCGCCCTGACAAGGACCGGAGGCACCATGCCACGCATCTTCTCCAAGATCGGCATTTCCACCGCCGCGGCGATGCTCGGCGTCGTCGCGGCGACGTCCCCCGCCGCGGCCACCGGCCGCACCGCGACGGACCCCGCCTACTTCGCGTTCACCGACGCGTCCGACCAGTACTTCGTCTTCCAGCTCACCGACCCGGCGAAGATCCAGCACGCGAGAGACCTGATCAACGGCGTGACCACCGACCAGCGGCACGTCATCGGCACGATCATCCCCTCCCCGGCCTCCTACAACCAGGGCTGGAGCTACCACTACGACCCCGCGACGATCAACTTCTTCGACGCCGCCACCGAGGTCTGCGACGCCTCGATCGACTACGTCGAAGAACACCTGGACGAAGCCGGCGGCGCCTTCCTGCCGAACTACACCTGGTGCCCGTGGAGCTCCCAACTCGTGGAGGAAGTCCCCGCCCCGTGACCCGGGAGCGACCACGCCGCCAGAACCCAAGTGATCACGATGTGAGCTGAAGGGACCACACCGTGAGGTTCAGGGGGACGCGAAGGCGTCCCCCTGAAATGACTCCGCCATCCATCCTGAACCGGCGGTGCGCCCGTCCTCCGTCATCCACCGGTGCCGGCGGGCTTGACCGCCAGCAGGTACGCCTGCTGGAACCGCTCGTTCGCGGCGGGCTCCCGAACAAGGCTCGCGTTCATCGCGAAACCGGCCTGCCGCAGCAGTCCGGCCATGTGATCGGGCGACCAGCGATAGGCGAGCGACACCTTGTGGTCGAACGGCTCCACGACGAACCCGGACCGGTCCTCGGCGAAGAAGCCGAGCAGCAGGTGGCCGCCCGGCGCCAGCACCCGATGGAACTCGGCCAGGAACGCCGGGACATGCTCGGGCGGCGCATGGATGATCGAGTAATAGGCGAGGACACCCCCGAGGCTGCCGTCCGGAACGTCCAGCGCGTCCATCGACCCGACCTCGAACCGCAGTTCCGGGTGCGTCCGGCGCGCGATCTCGATCATCACAGGCGACAGGTCGACCCCGAACGCGTCCACCCCCAGCGAGGCCAGATGCGCCGTCAGCCGCCCCGGCCCGCACCCGAGATCACCGACCGCCCCCAGCCCCGCGTCCCGCACCAGCTCGGCGAACACCCCGAACATCGCCCGATCGAACGGCATGACATCGAGCAACGCCCGCGCATACTCGGCATAGACCTCGGCCATGGCGTCGTAGTCCGCCCGAACCCCCTGCAAAAACCCCGGTTCCCCCAAAGACGCTCCACTCATGACCAAGCACCCTACCCACCCCCACCGACACTCCCGCCCCACCGACCACCGGACCGCAGCCCCTCGCGCCGCCCCTGAAATGGTCCTCAACTCCGCGCCTGGAGGCCCTGGGGTTCGCAGTTACATTGATGGCCCACCTATAAGGCGTCTTCAACGCGATCTGGGCCGTGCCGCCGGAACATACATGTGAGGACGCGCACACCGTTTCCGTACATGCTTTCAAGCATGCGTTCCAAGCGCCAACCCTCTTGCTCGATGCGATTGATCGCCTCTGTCGCTCCCCATGAGGTGTGAACCTGCTTGTACTTCCTAGGGACTTCTTCTGGGATGTAGGCGACATAGACCTGATAACCGCGCTCAATGGCAGTACGCGCATCCTGCGAGAGCTGCTCCTGGGCCTCGCCTTCCCCATCCCCACCCAAGCGCGCCATACC includes these proteins:
- a CDS encoding class I SAM-dependent methyltransferase, with protein sequence MAEVYAEYARALLDVMPFDRAMFGVFAELVRDAGLGAVGDLGCGPGRLTAHLASLGVDAFGVDLSPVMIEIARRTHPELRFEVGSMDALDVPDGSLGGVLAYYSIIHAPPEHVPAFLAEFHRVLAPGGHLLLGFFAEDRSGFVVEPFDHKVSLAYRWSPDHMAGLLRQAGFAMNASLVREPAANERFQQAYLLAVKPAGTGG
- a CDS encoding BP74-related protein, whose amino-acid sequence is MPRIFSKIGISTAAAMLGVVAATSPAAATGRTATDPAYFAFTDASDQYFVFQLTDPAKIQHARDLINGVTTDQRHVIGTIIPSPASYNQGWSYHYDPATINFFDAATEVCDASIDYVEEHLDEAGGAFLPNYTWCPWSSQLVEEVPAP
- a CDS encoding sigma-70 family RNA polymerase sigma factor; translation: MTGNEFLAERFEERRPQLRAVAYRMLGSLSEADDAVQEAWLRLSRSDSAAIENLGGWLTTVVGRVCLDMLRSRTARREEPLEEPGGQVRIPDPIISGPGGPDPEQQVLLADSVGLALLVVLETLGPAERLAFVLHDLFAVPFDDIAPVIGRTPAAARQLASRARRRVQATAPTPGADPARHRQIVDAFLAAARDGDLDGLVVLLDPDVVVRSDGGALRPSAVHRGATKVASQAIMFTRFAQALAPLPVLVNGAPGVIALANGRIAAILSFTIAHDKITALDILTDPERLARIDATGLDG